DNA sequence from the Prolixibacter sp. SD074 genome:
TCCGGCCGGGTTTCTGTTTTTCCACGCAGGTAGCATTCAAAATCAGGTAACGGCGACCAGGTGAGTTGTGAGAATAATTCCGTCCCAGGACCCGGCGACGAAGTGGACGAACGCAGCCAGGGAAAATGATACGAATCAGCATAAAAGTCGAGTTTTAATTTAGGTGCAAGAAGTATTTCTGTCCCAAAATAAAATCCAGATTCGTTTCTCACGCCCGAACTTTCGCCAAAAGCATTTCCATAAAATGAATGAAATGCCCGGGAGTAATTCCGGTAAACAGCAGATACCCCAATTTGCGGATGCGGATGCCATATGATTCCCTGAATTCCAGCCAATGCCTTGTTTTCGCTGGCAGCAACCCCGCCAAATAACTGGATGGACGGAAAGGCGACCTGATAATCAATTCCTGCCTGCTGATTGCTGTTACCCCGGAAATAATATTGTTTGTACAACTCATCACCCGGTTGAATTTCACCATCGAATTGCTGACGACTATAAGTAATGCCCGCACGAAAATGAGCGGTTTTCAGCTGCGCATATCCTCCATAAACCCGTTCATTCATGGCCAGTTTGTCAGCCCGTTCTCCTTCAGTTCGGTGCAATCCGGAAGTTTGAAGCGATGTAAACACCGGAGGTTCCTCCGAAATTTTGTTGCCATCACGGTCCTTATTCGAAAGGAACAGGAACATTTCAAACGGTCCGGTACCCAACGTCATGGCGGCGCCACGAAAAAAACGGTTTTCATCAGCCGATGTGTATGCCCGGATACCCTGACCGGATTTCATCACATTCAGTACATCAGCCGACTTGCCCGATCCCATTCCAGACCAATAGTTAAGCCCCTGCCCGGTCCGGATATAGTAATCTCCAATATTGATTTGCCTGATGACGCCCTTTCCGTAAACGGCAGCGAAAGCAGAATAAAAATCGAACCCGTTGGCATTGTCTTGCGTAAAAAATTCCTCTCCCGCGTCTTTTTCTGCTGTAAAGCCAGCCGCCCAGCTTTCCGGTTTTTCATAATGATAACGGGTATAAAATCGTTCCGGTGTCCCCTTATATTTAGGAGGCCCCGAACCTGATGCGCTTTTATATCCCCGACTTTCCGGGAAAAGTCGCTGCCCTTTTAAAAGCAAATAACTCCTTCCCTTCCGGGAATATTTTCGTCCACCAGACTGAGGCTGCGAAAACGAGATAAACGGACTTATCCTTTTTACGATATCCGGGGAAAACCCGGGCAAAGAGCTTAATTCCCAAGAAGACAAAATATCACCATGCTTTTCGCGATAGCTAACAATGGTGGCAATTTGCGAAAAATTCAGAAAATGCAGTTTTTCCAAATCGGCGCCCGATGCAGAATTGATATACAATGGTTGTTCCGCCAGGTGCGTCAGGTCTTCCAGGATCAAAGCCGATTCCGTTTCATCCTCGGCCGACTCCCGAATTGATTCAATGATTTGTTCAATCTCCTGATCGCGGGAGCGTTCCTGCCCAATCAAATCGATTGGAAATAAAGGGACGAAAAACAACAACAATACGATATGCCACCTATCCTTCACCATAAACAACTATAAATTAAAGGTTAGTGAAATCGACGGAGAATAGCCCAACACATCACGATGCAGCACGGCCAAACCGGTTTGCAGAAAATTCCAGCGGTAACCAATACCAACAGCATAGTTCAACGGTTTCCCGGAAATCCCACCTCTCAATGAAAAGTGCTCATGAGGCTGGAAATCGAAACCACCGTGCAACATCCAGTTGCCGCTCCAATCGCCGGAAGTTGCCACGAAGGTTTTTAGCTGCCCGCCTATCGGGAATTCTGCCCCAATTTTAAGCTCCGGCGGTATCGTGCGTTGATTAATATTGGATGTTATGTGGGAGTCAAACGGGTTAAACAGATGAACGCCCAGCGTTTGCTTCCCCGGGAATTCGTAACGAGCCCCCATTTCGAAGAGGACAACTCCCCGGGCGGTTCCGTTCTCGGGAAAATCCATCATGTAATAACTGAATTGCAATCCGCCCGATAAGCGTGGTCCCAGTTTCTTGGCAAACGCCAGCCCGAAACGATTTTGGTGGTAACCGGTAATTCCTGTTTGCCATACACTTAATGCAAAAGTTCCGGTTCTGAGGGGCAAACAAAATACGCCAGACATTTCCGCGAAATCGCTGGTCATATAACGTTGCTGATAATATACCGCAGCCGATAATTTTTCTAAACCGGCCAGGCCAGCCTGGTTATAAAACGCAGCGAATGGAGTTTGCAGAGTGACGGAAGCCCCGCCAACAGAAATGGAATAACTGTCTGATTCAGCGAAATCAGACTGAGCGAAGATTGACGTTGTCGGGAGGAGAAAGAAACAAATAAAAAGGTTAAATGTCAGGTTATTGGTTTGATGCATTCCAATTTCGTCAACTAAAATGGATAAAAAAGGCCGGTGGTTGCATAGCAACCATCGACCCCCTGAAAAACTATTGGTTAATTTACAAAAAATGAGGAGTGAAACCTAATGTTTAATTTGTTTTGTATTGGTATTTCACAGTCGCCAACTCCTCATTCGCTTT
Encoded proteins:
- a CDS encoding helix-hairpin-helix domain-containing protein, with the translated sequence MVKDRWHIVLLLFFVPLFPIDLIGQERSRDQEIEQIIESIRESAEDETESALILEDLTHLAEQPLYINSASGADLEKLHFLNFSQIATIVSYREKHGDILSSWELSSLPGFSPDIVKRISPFISFSQPQSGGRKYSRKGRSYLLLKGQRLFPESRGYKSASGSGPPKYKGTPERFYTRYHYEKPESWAAGFTAEKDAGEEFFTQDNANGFDFYSAFAAVYGKGVIRQINIGDYYIRTGQGLNYWSGMGSGKSADVLNVMKSGQGIRAYTSADENRFFRGAAMTLGTGPFEMFLFLSNKDRDGNKISEEPPVFTSLQTSGLHRTEGERADKLAMNERVYGGYAQLKTAHFRAGITYSRQQFDGEIQPGDELYKQYYFRGNSNQQAGIDYQVAFPSIQLFGGVAASENKALAGIQGIIWHPHPQIGVSAVYRNYSRAFHSFYGNAFGESSGVRNESGFYFGTEILLAPKLKLDFYADSYHFPWLRSSTSSPGPGTELFSQLTWSPLPDFECYLRGKTETRPDKVSNEGTVATDADETTARLRLHTDWDLSESVTLRNRIEYAGYKKGDETETGLLAFLDVVFHLSKLKTGCWIRYAWYHTDGYNSRIYAYENDVLYHFYIPAFYGKGHRVYMNLKWEPSRTFTFYLKGGYSLRPGVETWGSGNDMTMGNSRIDVRALLRVRLNGL